The following nucleotide sequence is from Amia ocellicauda isolate fAmiCal2 chromosome 2, fAmiCal2.hap1, whole genome shotgun sequence.
TGACGGGGGAGGTGTGTTGCTTCCAGACCCATTAACGGTCACGCTCGAGGGCTGTACGGAGATAACCTGGGAGTCGGTCAGGGTAAGTGGCTTTTCCGCGGTTGACGTACTGTCCTGCACTGCTCCGACGGAAGGGACAGCGGTCTCATTTGGATCACATTCTGGTGGGAGCGTGTCTTGTTCAGAAGAGGTACCGGGAGCTCCCAGTGAGATCTGCCCCGTCTGCATCTTCTCAAACCACTTCTTGACGACGTCTAGGGGCAGGCTGACAGAATCGGAAATCTTGGAGAGCTCTTCCTTGGTGGGTTCTGCGTTTAAGGCATAGTATGCCTTGAGGAGTGACAAGAGGTTCTTTAGGGGTGGCTGACCAGGAGATAGAGTCCCATCCAGTGGGTTGGACGAAATGGTCGAATCTGATTTCTCTGGATCGGTTCCATTTACCTGCAGACTCCCACCTTCTTTTTTCAAATGACAGTGTTTGAGCTCTTGAAGTGCATTTAACCCCCCCGGGCAGTCGTCACAGAGAAGACAAGTGCTCACCCTCTTTTCAGTCTCGGGACATttgcttttttctgttttgacaGTGAGGTCTTCAGGGAGTTTCTCAGTTTTGCAGACCTCGGCAGTACTCGGGCTCTCCTTCTTCAAGCTTTGAGGCAGGACTTGAACTTGGCTGGGCTGCTCCAAGCTGTAGTTGATGATAATTTTGGTCGTTCCGTCCTGGTCGACGAGGGGAAGACTGATAGCAGAAATCAGGGAATGACCTCCCTGCTGCACTGAGCCAATTGTTCCTTGTTCTTTGGATGAGGCATTGATGTGAGCGTTCTCCAGTACTTGGCGAATAACGTTTCCGTCCACGGCTACTTTGAGAACATTCTGAATGTCACTTAGGTTGATGCTGAAAGGGGAGACCAGGCCCACCGTTGGCAACACCACAGCTTGCACCACGCCCTGAGATGAAGCCGCCGTCGCTTGCAACGTGGCTCCCCCATTGAACACCCCGTTCTGCAAAGTGGTAGCACAGTTGATTCCAGGGGTCACCACGATGGGCTTGTACTCATAATCCACAGgttcagttttgatttggttgaCGGGAAGCTGCTCTTGTAGCGGTTTGCTGTTGTCAGCCTTCTCCCGGAGTTGTGTTCTGGCAGGGGTGCTGGGCGACGAAGACAGGGAAGGAGACGGACACTGGGAAGTCTTGACTCCTGGTCGGGGCCGTCCATTCACAGGCATCAGACCGATACATTTCTTACTACTGATGTGGGAGCTGTACGACCCAGAGTGAGAAAAACGCTTTTTACAGTTCGGGCATTCGTATGGCTTCTCTCCTGCAGAGGGAAAGGAAttcaaaatgagaaaaataaataaaagagggAAACCTACAGTTAGACCTCATGCATGCCAATGATTCAATAAAGGCTGATTGGATTGGAGCTCTGGGAAATATGCTTTAATTGCAATGCACATTGGTAATCAAAGAGCAATCCAGTTGCatgcaacacaaaatacaaattgttcacacaaacaaatacactaaaaaataaatatgtatatatatttaaatattcaaatatctGGACCTACATATCTAGCAATACAGCTTTAGCATTTGTCCCATCCTGTTTAGCCTTAGCTGATTCTTTTTAATGAGGTGTCTTTTATGATGACCTCATAACATATGTTTTAGACAGGCTTAGAGACCGTGATGTTTGTGGTGAGGTGAGCAGCTGAAAGGGTGGTGTAGTACTTACCACTATGGATACGCAAGTGCTCTTTTAGATGGTGCTTGTATTTAAACGCTTTTCCACactcagtgcatttgaatttccGATTGCCCCCAGACTGTGTGACATGACGCTACAAGATTAAGGAAACAGAAACGCACCGAATAAGTACAAGGCACTGCTTAGTCACATGACATCTGCATGATCATTCTGCATTCATCTGATACGATAATCAATAGTTTGTCTGATAAACGTTTCTATTGGTTACTCTGTGCTGGTTTCTGCAATTGGTCAGCTTTTCCATCTCTTAAGTATGCTCATCCATGTTTTGACgtgcattttaatacaattgacatttgccatctctttatataatgtattatagtgAACAGCTGGAGGGGAATCCAGATCTCCCAAAATaatgtacatatattttaatgagGGAAGATTTGTTTACTCCAGATAAAATAGTCTCCTTCCGTGTCAAACAATGGGTATAATTTGCTACAAGCTTCTGTCTGGTTGAACAAATTGCTTTACAATCTTACATTACTCTGGAAACACTGGAATTATATACAGGGCTATACCAAAAAAACATCACATCACTATTATGATATTCCTACGCTAACAGATACAGGATCCAAAGGAcgtatttaaaaatgtaggcCTAACTGGAAATGAGgcattttaaacaaacactGCTGAGGGAATAGGACATATAAGATCATACCAATTCATCTGAATACTTTAAATACTATCAGATTAAGCTCTAGGATTAGTTAACTGCTGATAAACGTGTACCTGATCTCGGCCAGATTTGTGTGCCGTCATGTGACGCTCTAGCTGTGTTCGGTAGGCAAACGTGTaactgcagagagagcagcTAAAGTTGTCCTCGTTCTTCTCGTGTCGATATTTGATGTGTTCCTTCAAAGACGTGTAGCGTTTGTATCCTCTGTCACAGTACGGGCATGCTAGAAGCTGAGAGAAAGCGTCTGGCGTCCCTGTGAAGGAGACgacagacaaaacaaataaatttcTGTTACAGAAAAAACTACTATGTGAAGAGTTTTGTTCCTTCTCTACAGATGCAAAAACTGCAGAGCCTGTCCTGGGCTCGTCTGTAAAAGGAGGCCTGGGATCACGATTCAAAGAACGCTGGAAAAAGGCGAAGTGCGGCCCTTGTCGAGGATTGTTAAATTAGACCAATAATTTACTTGGAGGTGGCAGAGCTTGAATGTTGTGAAAAGGATTTGGAAAGAGatcaaattaaatctaaaaatgGTATGTATTCATTATGGGGGGAATTCGCTTCTCTGATCACAGTAAAATGGTAATTGAAGTTGGGAGTGCTATTGTATAGCCCTGACATGTTTGAATCTGTATGAAAGACTCACTCATCTCTAGAGATTGCAATTGATGttttcaatttttcatttttttgtcaaattgaAGTGTTGGGGGATGAAAGTTTAATAATAACTCCAAGGTTTACGAATATTTATAGAAATGAAAGTATAAACTGCATGGCATTTATTACCTATTTATATAAAACTATTATTAAAAAGAATAATGTAAGACAGCTTTAACTGGTTCTAATTCACTTTTAATCGTGCTGATTTCCATCAACAAGCAAAAATGGAAAACGGAAATACAGTGAATCATAGAGGTCATATGCAATAATGATAAACAATATTTGACTGCATACAGCTACTGTATACAGCATACAGAGTATTGTCCTTTTTTCCATTCTTCATTTGAGGAAGACTAtgtagttttaattatttaattcttaGACAATGTGCTCCCAGTTATTCTTTGCACAGACTGGGCTGCTTTTAACCAGCTGTGCAGATATATCATATATTGGTCTTGACAAAATGCACCTACTGATTTAACTCTCATTCACTATAGATCATTATATATTCTGGTCAAGACCCGGTCGACTAATTTATAGGTCTCTTATGCCACAGGTATTATTGCTTTGCAGCAGGAATGTTGGATCCCATTGTGAGTTTTATGTTTCCCCAGCACCTTTTCTTGTTGAACAGAAAACCAAAAACTGGCTACATGCTCCCAGTGAGCCAGCCTTCCTAGGCTGAACTCAGACTTTTTACAAGGTCAAAGTTTCACAGCTTGGGCTTGGTAACCTTGCAAACACAGTCAAAAGCTTCAGCTTGAAGAGTACCCACAGAGCACACAACCTACTAGTATCCAAGGAAAATAGGGCCAATTACCTCTTtacaatacacatgtaatcCATGCTACTCAGATAATGTAGCCACCCTAGTAAATTATAGTGTCATGATAATTGGAAAAACAAATTCTACAATAATCCGGGAGTACTGTGATGCTGCATTATTTATAAtgcataatattattttaataatattggATTGTATTATCACAACTACCTTTtgaacaaaggaaaataaatgatattgctcctgaaataacagcaaaaaaaattaaaatacccTTTTATGCTGGAAACCGGTACTTGGGTCAAAGTTGTGTTCATGTGCATAAAGAGGCTTTTCACACCATGAATGGTGGCTGCATTACTTTGGCTATGCATCACTTTGACgcttgttttgattttataaaaatacaactttttaaaGTTCACTGGAGCAAACTAcctttataaaatattaaaaaataaaaacaaagaaaaatacaatccaAAACAAACCTGAAACTCCAAACCtggttttatttaaacaattacTTTCACAGCATAGCAAAGGTGAAGGAGACTGTAAAAACGTTACAAATGGGCAAATCCATGTTAGAATAATAGAGTCGATTTGTCATTTCCTAACTGAAACAAACGGTACACAGGAATGTTCAAAATGGCTCGGATAATAGATGCCACAAGCTTTTAATGTGTGcctgctgtttatttatttttcctcaagGGGAGAAATAACTGTTTGGCTTAACAGCACATAGGTAAAATAAATGAGGAAATGCAAGCAATTAAAGTGAAACAAAAGGGATGTAAATGGCTGCAAAATGTGTTGCGTGGTGCACAATGAAACCAAAGAAAGGTGTTTTTATAGGCCAGACCCACACAGACAACAACCATTACAGAGCAGTATGTTTCGTTTTGTGTGATTAACTTAACATACTAATGAACACACCTGAAGGCAAGACTTGAGTTTATTACACACGGCCTCCTTTATGACGGACATTCGCCATTTTATCACCACTACAATCTGAGAATTTGTTGTTCTCAGCGCAACATGTTAATGGCGCTGTTTTCCCATGGTTAGGAGAATAGGGGAGAGGAAACGGGAGTGCAGCTGGAGCGGAGGGGTGTGCGATGGGGAGGTATGAGGGGCGCGTGTGGTTGGTTACCATTCTCGTCGTGCCCGCTAGCCTCGGGCGTGCCCTGCCGCTGCTCCTCCTCCGGCGCCTCCGGGTAGATGACCGCCGTGTCACCTTGCTGCAGGATCTCCTCCACGATCGGGTCAGTGTTCTGCTCATCTTCGGCTTCTGAACCACATTCGTCCTTCACTGGAAAACACAAGCGACAAAGCCGTGAGAACAGGTCACTCCAGGCCCTGCTTGCTCAGAGGAATCGTACCCGTGCACTGCGAAGAAAATGAACGACACCCATATCATATTTAAGAGACTTTACAATCTAGATCTTAACATATTACGGACTCAttttaagtgtgtgtttgtgattgttgtatgtgtgtttttggtttggCTGCAGATCTCGACACGCAAATAGAGAGATTTTCGCAAGGTTAGTCTCACAAAAGCGAGCAATACAAAAATGGCTTTAAAGAAGAGGCAAAACGGATAACTTTCACTGGCTTCTGATAAGCGCTATAGCAGAGTTTTTTTTAGGTCAGCCTTGAAATATTCAATTTCCATGTAAAAATCAATCACTGAAAAGCAGACTgcatgatttaaaatacatctaaaGAGAACAAGCTTTGGTGGATTGAATGTAAGACGCACATTAACTCTTATTTATGGCTTTATCTTCTCCATTTATAACATAGCTGTATTTTACAATACTGTGCTTTTGGAATGTAAGCAAAATGCTGCACCTCTACTGAAAGTTACACAACATCTCAAGTCCTTCACCTTTCCTCTGAGAGC
It contains:
- the zeb1b gene encoding zinc finger E-box-binding homeobox 1b isoform X1, coding for MADGPRCKRRKQANPRRNNAGLHGRNSAVTNYNNVVEANSDSDDEDKLHIVEEESLTDAADCDNNVPEDDLPTDPAVLPEDGQGENEEGWEEETKGKDTLGPEAQPQEAGYKVKDECGSEAEDEQNTDPIVEEILQQGDTAVIYPEAPEEEQRQGTPEASGHDENGTPDAFSQLLACPYCDRGYKRYTSLKEHIKYRHEKNEDNFSCSLCSYTFAYRTQLERHMTAHKSGRDQRHVTQSGGNRKFKCTECGKAFKYKHHLKEHLRIHSGEKPYECPNCKKRFSHSGSYSSHISSKKCIGLMPVNGRPRPGVKTSQCPSPSLSSSPSTPARTQLREKADNSKPLQEQLPVNQIKTEPVDYEYKPIVVTPGINCATTLQNGVFNGGATLQATAASSQGVVQAVVLPTVGLVSPFSINLSDIQNVLKVAVDGNVIRQVLENAHINASSKEQGTIGSVQQGGHSLISAISLPLVDQDGTTKIIINYSLEQPSQVQVLPQSLKKESPSTAEVCKTEKLPEDLTVKTEKSKCPETEKRVSTCLLCDDCPGGLNALQELKHCHLKKEGGSLQVNGTDPEKSDSTISSNPLDGTLSPGQPPLKNLLSLLKAYYALNAEPTKEELSKISDSVSLPLDVVKKWFEKMQTGQISLGAPGTSSEQDTLPPECDPNETAVPSVGAVQDSTSTAEKPLTLTDSQVISVQPSSVTVNGSGSNTPPPSPLNLSSSRPVVVKTEDGAEDEAQAEPLDLSLPKQAREDMDRAAGTSVYQNSVYSVQEEPLNLTCTKKEQLQSDTINASPTPVYVTPPSANPINIAIPTVTTQLPTIVAITDQSSVPCLRALTTNKQTILIPQVAYTYTTSSSSPAGSETPQKTIQINGNQEERQDTSSEGVSTVEDQNDSDSTPPRKKMRKTENGMYACDLCDKIFQKSSSLLRHKYEHTGKRPHECGICNKAFKHKHHLIEHMRLHSGEKPYQCDKCGKRFSHSGSYSQHMNHRYSYCKREAEEREGPEPEEGDGEAGAGAREESPPAEQQSDSRATSPPSQLDSDDRESREDEESEEEEDEEEAAMVTIVKEEYEEVPAGGEGGREDGVAEEEEEEEEEAMETEELQIKKEVMEEAEESSGVVLKEERETPDDCDRK
- the zeb1b gene encoding zinc finger E-box-binding homeobox 1b isoform X2, with the protein product MADGPRCKRRKQANPRRNNVTNYNNVVEANSDSDDEDKLHIVEEESLTDAADCDNNVPEDDLPTDPAVLPEDGQGENEEGWEEETKGKDTLGPEAQPQEAGYKVKDECGSEAEDEQNTDPIVEEILQQGDTAVIYPEAPEEEQRQGTPEASGHDENGTPDAFSQLLACPYCDRGYKRYTSLKEHIKYRHEKNEDNFSCSLCSYTFAYRTQLERHMTAHKSGRDQRHVTQSGGNRKFKCTECGKAFKYKHHLKEHLRIHSGEKPYECPNCKKRFSHSGSYSSHISSKKCIGLMPVNGRPRPGVKTSQCPSPSLSSSPSTPARTQLREKADNSKPLQEQLPVNQIKTEPVDYEYKPIVVTPGINCATTLQNGVFNGGATLQATAASSQGVVQAVVLPTVGLVSPFSINLSDIQNVLKVAVDGNVIRQVLENAHINASSKEQGTIGSVQQGGHSLISAISLPLVDQDGTTKIIINYSLEQPSQVQVLPQSLKKESPSTAEVCKTEKLPEDLTVKTEKSKCPETEKRVSTCLLCDDCPGGLNALQELKHCHLKKEGGSLQVNGTDPEKSDSTISSNPLDGTLSPGQPPLKNLLSLLKAYYALNAEPTKEELSKISDSVSLPLDVVKKWFEKMQTGQISLGAPGTSSEQDTLPPECDPNETAVPSVGAVQDSTSTAEKPLTLTDSQVISVQPSSVTVNGSGSNTPPPSPLNLSSSRPVVVKTEDGAEDEAQAEPLDLSLPKQAREDMDRAAGTSVYQNSVYSVQEEPLNLTCTKKEQLQSDTINASPTPVYVTPPSANPINIAIPTVTTQLPTIVAITDQSSVPCLRALTTNKQTILIPQVAYTYTTSSSSPAGSETPQKTIQINGNQEERQDTSSEGVSTVEDQNDSDSTPPRKKMRKTENGMYACDLCDKIFQKSSSLLRHKYEHTGKRPHECGICNKAFKHKHHLIEHMRLHSGEKPYQCDKCGKRFSHSGSYSQHMNHRYSYCKREAEEREGPEPEEGDGEAGAGAREESPPAEQQSDSRATSPPSQLDSDDRESREDEESEEEEDEEEAAMVTIVKEEYEEVPAGGEGGREDGVAEEEEEEEEEAMETEELQIKKEVMEEAEESSGVVLKEERETPDDCDRK
- the zeb1b gene encoding zinc finger E-box-binding homeobox 1b isoform X3, with product MATCAVTNYNNVVEANSDSDDEDKLHIVEEESLTDAADCDNNVPEDDLPTDPAVLPEDGQGENEEGWEEETKGKDTLGPEAQPQEAGYKVKDECGSEAEDEQNTDPIVEEILQQGDTAVIYPEAPEEEQRQGTPEASGHDENGTPDAFSQLLACPYCDRGYKRYTSLKEHIKYRHEKNEDNFSCSLCSYTFAYRTQLERHMTAHKSGRDQRHVTQSGGNRKFKCTECGKAFKYKHHLKEHLRIHSGEKPYECPNCKKRFSHSGSYSSHISSKKCIGLMPVNGRPRPGVKTSQCPSPSLSSSPSTPARTQLREKADNSKPLQEQLPVNQIKTEPVDYEYKPIVVTPGINCATTLQNGVFNGGATLQATAASSQGVVQAVVLPTVGLVSPFSINLSDIQNVLKVAVDGNVIRQVLENAHINASSKEQGTIGSVQQGGHSLISAISLPLVDQDGTTKIIINYSLEQPSQVQVLPQSLKKESPSTAEVCKTEKLPEDLTVKTEKSKCPETEKRVSTCLLCDDCPGGLNALQELKHCHLKKEGGSLQVNGTDPEKSDSTISSNPLDGTLSPGQPPLKNLLSLLKAYYALNAEPTKEELSKISDSVSLPLDVVKKWFEKMQTGQISLGAPGTSSEQDTLPPECDPNETAVPSVGAVQDSTSTAEKPLTLTDSQVISVQPSSVTVNGSGSNTPPPSPLNLSSSRPVVVKTEDGAEDEAQAEPLDLSLPKQAREDMDRAAGTSVYQNSVYSVQEEPLNLTCTKKEQLQSDTINASPTPVYVTPPSANPINIAIPTVTTQLPTIVAITDQSSVPCLRALTTNKQTILIPQVAYTYTTSSSSPAGSETPQKTIQINGNQEERQDTSSEGVSTVEDQNDSDSTPPRKKMRKTENGMYACDLCDKIFQKSSSLLRHKYEHTGKRPHECGICNKAFKHKHHLIEHMRLHSGEKPYQCDKCGKRFSHSGSYSQHMNHRYSYCKREAEEREGPEPEEGDGEAGAGAREESPPAEQQSDSRATSPPSQLDSDDRESREDEESEEEEDEEEAAMVTIVKEEYEEVPAGGEGGREDGVAEEEEEEEEEAMETEELQIKKEVMEEAEESSGVVLKEERETPDDCDRK